From the Paenibacillus sp. FSL H8-0548 genome, one window contains:
- a CDS encoding type IV pilus twitching motility protein PilT, which yields MQAEELLYLAHSKQASDIHITVNSPVIFRIHGELRPINDTLLKPNDTLELAKQFMTEERYETLQQNGDVDFSYGVAGLARFRINAYKQRGSVGLAIRIVPSVIPTMEELRLPRIAAEFAKKPQGLLLVTGPTGSGKSTTLASIIDHMNRTENSHIITLEDPIEFIYDHKKSMVNQREVGLDTPSFSHGLRSALRQDPDIILVGELRDLETISTAISAAETGHLVFGTLHTADAPQTIDRIIDVFPPAMQAQIRIQLAAVLLGVISQRLLPRADGKGRTAAFEVLVNTPAVANLIRVEKIYQIRSVMQTGKALGMQTMEYALRELVQQGTVKIQDARDAVFGFGEL from the coding sequence ATGCAGGCAGAGGAATTGCTTTATTTAGCTCATTCAAAACAAGCGTCGGATATTCATATTACCGTTAATTCACCTGTTATTTTTCGAATTCATGGAGAATTAAGACCGATTAACGATACGCTATTAAAGCCAAATGACACACTTGAGCTTGCGAAACAGTTCATGACCGAGGAACGTTATGAGACGCTTCAGCAAAATGGCGATGTTGATTTCTCCTATGGAGTTGCGGGTCTTGCCAGATTTCGGATTAACGCCTATAAGCAGCGAGGAAGCGTGGGACTTGCGATACGTATTGTACCAAGTGTAATCCCAACGATGGAGGAGCTTCGGTTGCCGCGAATTGCAGCGGAGTTTGCGAAGAAGCCGCAGGGGCTGCTGCTTGTTACTGGACCTACGGGAAGCGGGAAATCAACGACCCTGGCCTCTATCATTGATCATATGAATCGAACGGAAAATTCGCATATTATTACGCTGGAGGATCCGATCGAGTTTATCTATGATCATAAAAAATCGATGGTCAACCAACGAGAGGTTGGACTGGACACGCCCTCTTTCTCCCATGGCTTGCGATCAGCACTTAGGCAGGACCCTGATATCATACTTGTAGGCGAATTGCGGGATTTGGAGACGATCAGTACTGCGATTAGTGCAGCAGAAACAGGTCATCTTGTGTTTGGGACACTGCATACCGCGGACGCTCCGCAAACGATTGACCGTATTATTGATGTTTTTCCACCTGCGATGCAGGCACAAATTAGAATACAGCTAGCCGCAGTTCTGTTAGGCGTTATTTCTCAGCGACTGTTGCCTAGAGCAGATGGAAAGGGGAGAACGGCTGCATTTGAAGTTCTGGTCAACACACCAGCCGTAGCCAATCTTATCCGAGTCGAGAAAATCTATCAGATTAGATCAGTTATGCAGACAGGCAAGGCGCTCGGGATGCAGACGATGGAATATGCACTAAGGGAGCTCGTCCAGCAGGGGACTGTGAAAATCCAAGATGCGCGTGATGCTGTTTTTGGATTTGGAGAGCTGTAA
- a CDS encoding type II secretion system F family protein has translation MPKYRYKAVTASGKKSIGMLEANSMQRARETLSEKGLWVTDILDANETTLYKDISFGGPRVKMDQFTVFCRQLATMYRAGVSLVESVQILSEQTDSKTLSKLLVSIAEEMRAGKQFSESVAAYPTVFSSVFVSMVQAGEVAGNLDTMLDRLAIFFEKERNTKEKVKSAMVYPVIMLVLMVVVVIFMMLFVIPQYVTSFAGMGIELPLPTRIVMAVSEFMQGYWYIVIAAMFIPSIVWKLIRRTAAGRQKVDYWLLKIPVFGTLWHKQAIARFARTFSSLIAAAIPIMQGLSIVSNVVGNEAIGKVISDIREKVLSGETMSEPLKQSKLFPPMVVQMIAIGERSGSTEDMLDKVADFYEADVDQMADRLKSLLEPLMIVLLTGVVGVIVMAVMMPTFKMMESYL, from the coding sequence ATGCCTAAGTATCGGTACAAAGCAGTCACAGCAAGCGGCAAAAAATCGATTGGCATGCTAGAGGCCAATTCGATGCAGCGTGCGCGCGAGACGCTGAGCGAGAAAGGCTTATGGGTAACAGACATATTGGATGCGAACGAAACTACGCTGTATAAGGATATTTCGTTCGGCGGACCGCGTGTCAAAATGGATCAGTTCACTGTTTTTTGCAGACAATTGGCCACGATGTACCGAGCGGGTGTCAGCCTGGTGGAGTCCGTCCAAATATTAAGTGAACAGACAGATAGCAAAACCTTGTCTAAGCTGCTAGTAAGCATTGCCGAAGAGATGCGTGCCGGGAAGCAGTTTTCAGAATCTGTGGCCGCTTATCCGACCGTTTTTTCCTCTGTATTCGTGAGTATGGTACAAGCAGGTGAGGTAGCAGGTAATCTGGATACGATGCTTGATCGGCTTGCGATTTTCTTCGAAAAGGAGCGCAACACGAAGGAAAAGGTAAAATCGGCGATGGTTTATCCAGTGATCATGCTCGTCTTGATGGTCGTTGTCGTGATCTTTATGATGCTTTTTGTTATTCCGCAATATGTGACGAGCTTCGCTGGAATGGGAATCGAGCTGCCCTTGCCTACACGTATCGTAATGGCTGTTAGTGAGTTTATGCAGGGCTATTGGTACATCGTTATTGCTGCAATGTTTATACCGAGTATTGTGTGGAAGCTTATTAGGCGGACAGCAGCAGGCAGGCAAAAGGTAGATTATTGGCTGCTCAAAATTCCGGTATTCGGCACATTATGGCATAAGCAGGCAATCGCCCGTTTCGCGCGTACATTCAGCTCGCTAATTGCAGCGGCAATACCGATCATGCAAGGCTTGTCGATTGTATCCAATGTCGTCGGAAACGAAGCCATCGGCAAAGTCATCTCGGATATTCGGGAGAAGGTACTGAGCGGGGAAACGATGTCGGAGCCGTTAAAGCAATCTAAGCTATTCCCTCCGATGGTCGTACAAATGATCGCTATCGGTGAGCGGTCAGGCTCTACGGAGGACATGCTGGACAAGGTAGCCGATTTCTATGAGGCTGATGTAGATCAGATGGCTGATCGACTGAAGTCGCTGCTTGAGCCGCTTATGATTGTTCTGTTGACTGGAGTCGTAGGTGTCATCGTAATGGCGGTTATGATGCCGACGTTTAAAATGATGGAGAGCTATTTGTAG
- a CDS encoding ATPase, T2SS/T4P/T4SS family, whose translation MSGGRKRIGDLLVESGVITQDQLQQALIQQRELKTRLGDVLISKGYITQQQFIEALEFQLGIPHVQLYRQKIDPKIIQLISQKLADQHCVMPIRMDGNRLVLAMADPLDYFAIDEIRIATGLRVEPVIASKDELVRAINRFYGLQDTIEQISRNLQLKDLDEDHAIQDEDSPVVKTVSQIIVQAVQLGASDIHLDPQDGSFRIRYRVDGVMRTERTLPPNMHSIIVARIKIMANLNVAERRLPQDGRVELDIDFRKVDVRVSTLPTIHGEKVVIRVLDLGNSLADISKLELSEHNEQLFRKSIEMAYGVVLITGPTGSGKSTTLYSALAHLNSDDVNIITVEDPVEYQLEGVNQVQVNPLTGLTFARGLRAILRQDPNIVMVGEIRDSETAEISVRAAMTGHLVLSTLHTNNAVNSITRLIDMGVEPFLISSSVNCIVAQRLVRKICSHCKQRYTPIDKELEFFTSHGIETDHLYKGAGCGECGRTGYKGRLAIHEVLMIDNELRALIISKRSDNEYYEHALRQGMIPILEDGLMKAVEGHTTITEVFRVLGQGE comes from the coding sequence ATGTCAGGAGGCCGCAAGCGAATAGGAGATTTGCTAGTCGAATCTGGCGTAATTACCCAAGATCAGCTGCAGCAGGCTTTAATTCAGCAACGGGAACTAAAAACAAGGCTCGGGGATGTTCTCATCTCGAAAGGGTACATAACACAGCAGCAGTTTATCGAGGCACTGGAATTTCAACTAGGCATTCCGCATGTGCAGCTTTATCGGCAGAAGATTGATCCGAAAATAATTCAGTTAATCTCTCAAAAGCTAGCAGATCAGCACTGTGTCATGCCGATTCGGATGGACGGCAATAGATTAGTTCTTGCGATGGCCGATCCTTTGGATTATTTTGCGATTGATGAAATACGAATTGCAACTGGACTCAGAGTCGAACCAGTAATTGCTTCTAAGGATGAGCTTGTTCGTGCTATTAATCGTTTCTATGGACTGCAGGATACGATTGAGCAAATAAGCCGGAATTTACAGCTGAAAGACTTAGACGAGGATCATGCAATACAGGATGAAGATTCTCCAGTCGTGAAAACCGTCAGCCAAATTATAGTACAGGCCGTTCAATTGGGGGCCAGTGATATTCACTTGGATCCTCAGGATGGAAGTTTCCGGATTCGTTACCGGGTAGATGGTGTGATGAGGACAGAGCGAACACTGCCGCCTAATATGCATAGCATTATCGTTGCACGTATAAAAATTATGGCTAATTTAAATGTTGCTGAGCGAAGGCTTCCACAGGATGGGCGCGTTGAGCTTGATATTGATTTTCGGAAAGTAGACGTTCGAGTGTCTACGCTGCCAACGATTCACGGCGAGAAGGTCGTTATTCGAGTACTTGATCTAGGCAACTCTCTAGCAGACATTTCGAAGCTAGAGCTATCTGAGCACAACGAACAGCTTTTTCGCAAAAGCATTGAAATGGCGTATGGGGTCGTACTTATCACTGGACCAACGGGCAGCGGTAAATCGACAACGCTATATTCAGCACTTGCTCATCTCAATAGTGATGATGTGAATATTATTACGGTGGAAGATCCTGTCGAATACCAGCTTGAAGGTGTGAACCAGGTTCAAGTAAATCCGTTAACGGGACTAACGTTCGCTAGAGGTTTAAGAGCTATTTTGCGACAGGATCCGAACATCGTCATGGTTGGAGAGATTCGTGATTCTGAAACGGCGGAAATCTCCGTAAGAGCAGCAATGACCGGCCACCTCGTGCTAAGCACATTACATACGAACAATGCTGTTAATTCGATTACAAGGCTGATTGATATGGGGGTTGAGCCCTTCCTCATTTCGTCATCCGTCAATTGTATCGTTGCACAGCGGCTTGTCAGGAAAATTTGCAGTCATTGCAAGCAGCGATATACGCCAATCGATAAAGAATTGGAGTTTTTCACCAGCCATGGCATTGAAACAGACCACTTATACAAAGGCGCGGGCTGCGGTGAATGCGGACGAACCGGTTATAAAGGAAGATTGGCGATTCATGAGGTGCTAATGATCGATAACGAGCTTAGGGCGTTGATTATTTCCAAACGTTCGGATAACGAATATTATGAGCATGCGCTAAGGCAAGGAATGATACCGATTTTGGAAGATGGCTTAATGAAAGCAGTTGAAGGCCATACGACTATTACTGAGGTGTTTCGTGTTCTTGGTCAAGGGGAATAA